The proteins below are encoded in one region of Arenibacter algicola:
- a CDS encoding phosphoenolpyruvate carboxylase: MLQSERLDEFKKSVQNKFNIYNSLFLNLPYQNIENVGMLIPLLLHQAETGLKSGKNPQEILDAFFQNYANIDSERDRIDFMFRIIQYVERQVVLYDSVEDAAFPKLQKHSSSLTIGDYFQLVDKNKSWDQISEKLSTFSARIVLTAHPTQFYTPAVLDIIGNLRSLILENKINDIDLVLQQLGLTSLINAKKPTPLDEAKNIIYILRNVYYDAVGELYAYIKDNIGDMDFNNHNIMKLGFWPGGDRDGNPFVTSNITKDVADELRITLMKCYYHDIKKLQQKLTFRDLQDIISNLRGRLYNTMFDTSKVMRYDEIIEPLLEIRSVLIEKYHKLYLKDLDYLIDKVKIFKTHFATLDIRQDHSVHTQVVEAILKTNGLISENIGELNKQELIDILIHKDIDLQVQNYEEDIVKETIQNILQLRGIQEKNGEEGCNRYVISNSESVFSVLFVYGLFRWCGWESDKITFDIIPLFETMKGMESSENTMNELFDLPEYKKHLAQRHNKQTIMLGFSDGTKDGGYVKANWEIFKTKEKLSAVCDRNDIKAIFFDGRGGPPARGGGKTHRFYAAQTKDIANNEIQLTIQGQTITSTYGTKEQFIHNSEQLLTAGLSNNFFGKENVISKESRQLLEELSDLSFEKYDALKNHDKFIAYLENKSTLKYYQKANIGSRPGKRGHKKKLELTDLRAISFVGSWSQLKQNVPGYFGIGTAIKILKDQGKLEDLKKLFKEVPLFKALMLNSMMSLAKCYFELTSYMKDDEEYGEFWNILNEEYLLSKEMLLLISESKILMEKESVSRESVKIRENIVLPLLVIQQFALQQMSKETEYKELYEKIVIRSLYGNINASRNSA, from the coding sequence ATGCTTCAATCAGAGAGATTAGACGAATTTAAAAAATCGGTCCAGAACAAGTTCAATATTTATAATAGCTTGTTTCTTAATTTGCCGTACCAGAATATTGAAAATGTTGGGATGTTGATTCCTTTGTTACTGCATCAGGCAGAAACAGGATTGAAATCAGGTAAAAATCCCCAAGAAATATTGGATGCTTTTTTTCAAAATTATGCAAATATTGATTCGGAAAGGGACAGGATAGATTTTATGTTCCGGATAATACAGTATGTGGAAAGACAGGTGGTGTTGTATGATAGTGTTGAAGATGCTGCTTTTCCGAAGCTTCAGAAGCACAGTAGTTCCCTGACCATTGGGGATTATTTTCAATTGGTAGACAAAAACAAAAGTTGGGACCAGATATCTGAAAAACTGTCGACATTTAGTGCGCGTATCGTTTTAACTGCACACCCTACGCAGTTTTATACTCCTGCAGTCTTGGATATCATAGGTAATTTACGGAGTCTTATTTTGGAAAACAAAATAAATGATATTGATCTGGTGCTTCAGCAATTGGGACTAACTTCCTTGATAAATGCCAAAAAGCCTACACCCTTGGATGAGGCAAAAAACATAATTTATATTCTAAGAAATGTATATTATGATGCCGTAGGGGAACTCTATGCTTACATCAAGGACAATATTGGTGACATGGATTTCAACAATCACAATATCATGAAATTGGGGTTTTGGCCAGGAGGGGATAGGGATGGGAATCCTTTTGTAACATCCAATATCACTAAAGATGTCGCCGATGAGTTGCGTATTACTTTAATGAAATGCTATTATCATGATATAAAAAAGTTACAGCAAAAACTGACCTTTAGGGATCTTCAGGATATAATTTCCAATTTAAGGGGTCGTTTGTACAATACCATGTTCGATACCAGCAAGGTTATGCGCTATGATGAAATTATTGAACCCCTTCTTGAAATAAGGTCGGTGCTAATTGAAAAATACCATAAGCTATACCTAAAGGATTTGGATTATCTTATAGATAAAGTGAAGATTTTTAAGACACATTTTGCCACCTTGGATATTAGGCAGGACCATAGCGTTCATACCCAGGTTGTAGAAGCCATTCTTAAAACTAATGGATTAATTTCCGAGAATATCGGGGAATTGAATAAGCAGGAATTAATAGATATTTTAATCCATAAGGATATTGATCTTCAAGTGCAGAATTACGAAGAGGATATTGTTAAAGAAACAATACAAAATATTCTACAATTAAGGGGGATTCAGGAGAAAAATGGCGAGGAGGGTTGTAATCGATATGTTATAAGTAATTCCGAGAGTGTTTTTTCGGTACTATTTGTATATGGGCTTTTTAGATGGTGCGGTTGGGAGTCGGATAAGATTACCTTCGATATTATTCCGTTGTTTGAAACCATGAAAGGCATGGAAAGTTCTGAAAATACAATGAATGAATTGTTTGATCTTCCAGAGTATAAAAAACATTTGGCCCAACGCCATAATAAGCAGACTATAATGCTCGGGTTTTCCGATGGCACCAAGGATGGTGGATATGTGAAAGCAAATTGGGAAATTTTCAAAACCAAGGAAAAATTGTCTGCCGTTTGTGATAGGAACGATATAAAGGCCATATTTTTTGACGGGCGCGGTGGTCCACCGGCCAGAGGAGGAGGAAAGACCCATAGATTTTATGCCGCTCAGACCAAGGACATTGCCAATAATGAAATTCAATTAACCATTCAGGGGCAGACCATTACGAGTACCTATGGCACAAAGGAGCAGTTTATTCATAATTCTGAACAATTATTAACGGCTGGACTATCGAATAACTTTTTTGGCAAGGAAAATGTTATTTCCAAGGAATCAAGACAATTGTTGGAGGAGTTGTCCGATCTGAGTTTTGAGAAATACGATGCATTAAAGAATCATGATAAGTTTATTGCTTATTTGGAAAACAAGAGTACTTTAAAATACTACCAAAAAGCAAATATAGGGAGTAGGCCAGGTAAAAGAGGCCATAAGAAAAAACTTGAACTCACAGATTTGAGGGCCATTTCCTTTGTAGGTTCCTGGAGTCAGCTTAAACAGAACGTCCCAGGTTATTTTGGAATCGGAACGGCTATTAAGATTTTAAAGGACCAAGGAAAATTGGAGGATCTGAAAAAATTATTCAAAGAAGTTCCGTTGTTTAAGGCATTGATGCTCAATAGTATGATGTCCTTGGCCAAGTGTTATTTTGAACTTACCAGTTATATGAAGGATGATGAGGAATATGGTGAATTCTGGAACATCCTGAATGAGGAGTATTTGCTTTCCAAAGAAATGCTGTTACTTATTTCTGAATCCAAGATTTTAATGGAAAAAGAATCGGTTTCACGTGAATCGGTTAAAATTCGTGAAAATATAGTGTTGCCTCTATTGGTAATCCAACAATTTGCCCTTCAGCAAATGAGCAAGGAAACAGAATATAAAGAATTGTATGAGAAAATAGTTATTAGGTCTCTGTACGGTAACATTAACGCAAGTAGGAATTCCGCCTAA
- a CDS encoding type 1 glutamine amidotransferase translates to MKLLIVEGNNEQTRLQRGAFGIKPYHLTFQVMLKELVPKAQTDFAFPADGTGGLPTVAELKQYDGVLWTGSSLSVLDDIPDVHGQLNFADEVFESGVPFYGSCWGMQVATLVAGGKVALSPNGLEFGISKPIEVTASGKESPFFKHRKTPFTALCIHYDEVTEAPENAIILASNAHSKVQGMTFDYKNGSFFGVQYHPEFNTSEMALIASFLSEKLVKSTAFESLKEVQDFCSQLREQKGLPSEINDYHLHTQEIMAWLRYISGE, encoded by the coding sequence GTGAAACTATTAATTGTAGAAGGTAATAACGAACAAACACGTTTACAGCGGGGAGCTTTTGGGATAAAGCCCTATCATCTTACGTTTCAGGTTATGCTTAAGGAATTGGTTCCAAAGGCACAGACAGATTTTGCTTTTCCTGCAGATGGTACAGGCGGATTACCAACAGTTGCGGAATTGAAGCAGTATGACGGTGTTTTATGGACAGGAAGTTCCTTAAGTGTTCTTGATGATATTCCGGATGTTCATGGGCAACTGAATTTTGCCGATGAGGTTTTTGAAAGCGGCGTGCCGTTCTACGGCAGCTGTTGGGGGATGCAGGTGGCCACCTTAGTGGCCGGGGGAAAGGTGGCATTAAGTCCTAATGGATTGGAGTTTGGGATATCCAAGCCCATTGAAGTAACAGCTTCTGGAAAGGAAAGCCCATTTTTTAAACATCGAAAAACGCCGTTTACGGCCCTGTGTATCCATTATGACGAGGTGACAGAAGCACCTGAAAATGCTATAATTTTGGCCAGTAATGCACATTCCAAGGTGCAGGGCATGACTTTCGACTATAAGAATGGATCATTTTTTGGGGTACAATACCATCCTGAATTCAATACTTCGGAAATGGCTTTGATAGCTTCATTTTTATCCGAAAAACTAGTCAAAAGCACAGCTTTTGAATCCTTGAAAGAAGTTCAGGATTTTTGTTCGCAATTGAGGGAGCAAAAAGGCCTTCCGTCGGAAATAAACGATTATCATCTCCATACCCAAGAAATAATGGCTTGGTTAAGATACATATCTGGAGAATAA
- a CDS encoding GH92 family glycosyl hydrolase — protein sequence MKTNKKFLYPLVLPFFWITVLSAQNKMEVDYVNPLIGTPSSGFMEGRDGGGTMPCVGTPFAMTNFVAQTRENKISEMPYFYEDNTIQGFMATHQPTVWMGDYGYVSVMPQVGKLKLLPKDRALPFTHKEEISKPNYYSVSMGDKGQKIKGEIAAASRCGIFQFTFPKSDESHIIIQGINITENKKAFHGYIRIDENKREITGYNPERMSSHLGPELKNFKGYFIIQFDKSFERFGTWNSFRTEPDINEMGREQTGARMGGYISFKTEKNEKVKVKIATSFISLEQARENLSKEIPHWDFDKVVENTGDIWQENLSRIKVDGATEDQKSIFYTALFHTMLFPREFSEYGRYYSPFDDKVHEGVSYNDYSLWDTFRALHPLLHFTHPERVSPMVQSLLQMYQEGGWLPKWPNPTYTNIMTGTHADAVIADAYVKGFRDYDLDLAYEAIRKNAMHPPYRDTEKAWGDRDEGTLYEARGGLTYYHSLGYVASDKTRESVTRTVEFGIDDYSIAQMAKDMGKMEDYERLMGWSKNYKNLYNKETGFLNARLYNGNWDKNEQEGFTEGGRWTYLFGAMHDIEGSIELFGGKEKFAAKLNENFDGQHYRHDNEPGHHYAYLFNYAGQPWKTQELIRKHTSTINYRNHPLGINGNDDCGQMSAWYVFGVMGFYPVTPGTEIFAIGAPQFPEFTLRLLKDGAPKSFKIIANNLSETNKYIQSLTLDGKLVEEPFITYTQIMNGNVLEFEMGNSPNPTAFKNN from the coding sequence ATGAAAACGAATAAAAAATTCTTGTACCCCCTAGTTCTACCTTTCTTCTGGATAACAGTTCTATCTGCCCAAAATAAAATGGAAGTTGATTATGTAAATCCGCTAATTGGAACCCCCTCTTCTGGATTTATGGAAGGTAGGGATGGCGGTGGTACCATGCCCTGTGTGGGCACCCCTTTTGCCATGACCAATTTTGTGGCCCAGACGCGTGAAAATAAGATCAGTGAAATGCCATACTTTTATGAGGACAATACCATTCAGGGTTTTATGGCAACACACCAGCCCACGGTCTGGATGGGAGATTACGGCTACGTATCCGTAATGCCACAGGTAGGTAAGCTAAAGCTTCTTCCTAAAGACAGGGCCTTACCGTTTACCCATAAGGAAGAGATTTCGAAACCCAATTACTACAGCGTTTCCATGGGGGATAAAGGACAAAAAATTAAAGGGGAAATAGCCGCTGCCTCCCGCTGTGGCATCTTTCAATTTACCTTTCCAAAATCGGATGAATCGCATATCATTATTCAGGGCATTAATATTACCGAGAACAAGAAGGCGTTTCATGGCTATATACGCATAGATGAAAACAAAAGGGAGATTACCGGGTATAACCCTGAGCGAATGTCTTCCCATTTGGGTCCGGAACTTAAAAACTTTAAAGGTTATTTTATAATTCAATTCGATAAATCCTTTGAGCGATTTGGAACATGGAATTCTTTTAGAACAGAGCCCGATATCAATGAAATGGGCAGGGAACAGACAGGTGCAAGAATGGGTGGATACATAAGCTTCAAAACGGAAAAAAATGAAAAGGTCAAAGTTAAAATTGCCACTTCCTTTATAAGTTTGGAACAGGCCCGGGAAAACCTATCCAAGGAAATACCGCATTGGGATTTTGACAAAGTGGTGGAAAATACAGGAGATATCTGGCAGGAAAACCTTTCCAGAATTAAGGTAGATGGGGCTACCGAAGATCAAAAAAGTATTTTCTATACCGCCTTGTTCCACACCATGTTGTTCCCTAGGGAATTTTCGGAGTACGGACGTTACTACAGTCCGTTCGACGACAAGGTCCATGAAGGGGTTTCGTATAACGACTACTCCCTTTGGGATACTTTTAGAGCCCTGCACCCCCTACTGCATTTTACACATCCCGAAAGGGTAAGCCCCATGGTTCAGTCCTTGTTGCAGATGTACCAAGAAGGAGGCTGGTTGCCAAAATGGCCCAATCCAACCTATACCAATATCATGACCGGCACTCATGCAGATGCCGTAATTGCGGATGCCTATGTAAAAGGATTTAGGGATTACGACCTGGATCTAGCCTATGAAGCCATAAGAAAAAATGCAATGCACCCGCCTTACAGGGACACCGAAAAAGCTTGGGGCGATAGGGATGAAGGCACTTTGTACGAAGCCAGGGGCGGACTCACCTATTACCACTCACTGGGATATGTAGCTTCTGACAAGACTAGGGAATCCGTAACCAGGACCGTAGAGTTCGGTATAGACGATTATAGCATTGCCCAGATGGCCAAGGATATGGGTAAAATGGAAGACTATGAGCGATTAATGGGATGGAGCAAGAATTACAAAAACCTCTACAACAAGGAAACGGGATTCCTCAATGCCCGACTGTACAACGGCAATTGGGACAAAAACGAACAGGAAGGATTTACGGAAGGTGGGAGATGGACCTATTTATTCGGTGCCATGCACGACATTGAAGGAAGCATTGAACTCTTTGGCGGAAAGGAAAAGTTTGCCGCCAAATTAAATGAAAACTTTGATGGGCAGCACTACAGGCACGATAACGAACCTGGGCACCACTATGCCTACCTATTTAACTATGCCGGGCAACCCTGGAAAACCCAAGAGCTTATACGTAAGCACACCTCAACCATTAATTATAGGAATCATCCTCTAGGAATCAACGGAAACGATGATTGCGGACAAATGTCGGCCTGGTATGTTTTTGGAGTTATGGGATTTTATCCAGTTACCCCCGGAACCGAAATTTTTGCCATTGGAGCACCACAATTTCCCGAGTTCACCCTCAGATTACTCAAGGATGGAGCACCAAAATCCTTTAAAATAATTGCCAACAACCTGTCCGAAACCAATAAATACATTCAATCGCTTACTTTGGATGGAAAGTTGGTGGAGGAACCCTTTATTACCTATACCCAAATAATGAACGGCAATGTCCTCGAATTTGAAATGGGAAACAGTCCAAACCCAACTGCCTTTAAAAACAATTAG
- a CDS encoding response regulator, giving the protein MTINTICIIDDDPIFVFGSKILLRNNSFASDYLICQNGKEALDVITPLIESEESLPEVIFLDLNMPIMDGWEFLDEFGKLSEENNIRIYILSSSVDSRDIERAKNYGMVNGFIAKPLTDAKIKELAQEIEG; this is encoded by the coding sequence ATGACGATTAATACCATATGCATAATTGATGATGATCCTATATTTGTTTTTGGCTCCAAGATACTTTTAAGGAACAATAGTTTCGCTTCGGATTATCTGATCTGTCAAAATGGGAAAGAGGCTTTGGATGTAATAACGCCTTTAATAGAATCTGAAGAGAGCTTGCCGGAGGTTATTTTTTTGGACTTGAACATGCCCATTATGGATGGGTGGGAGTTCTTGGACGAGTTTGGTAAATTATCCGAGGAAAATAATATTAGGATATATATTTTAAGTTCTTCTGTAGATTCTAGGGATATAGAGCGCGCCAAGAATTATGGTATGGTCAATGGTTTTATAGCCAAGCCACTGACAGATGCCAAAATTAAGGAATTGGCTCAGGAAATTGAAGGGTAG
- a CDS encoding PAS domain S-box protein produces MPKNNSTALEKTFNDLLKKENDFFNFAGESLMDGLWCWNSVHPESGYINGKFAQLLGYSPHPNTSVQIDFLSLVHTEDLEGVQSAFQGLLSNSPNNSLNIDVRFNLVDGHYIWLNLRGKLVVDESKDCQGLIGTALCIDRYMESERQLQINKDYYENVIKGANIGVWEGNLLTGKVICNERWADMIGYTLAELEPLTYDAFLNLVHPEDVERIDVSLENHIKESGIYEVEFRMLHKMGHWVWVLSRGEVTKYGADGLPEIVSGIHFDISNRKFNEILLEKYKNLFERSSEIAKIGYWEVDEEENTVFWSKVNKQIHGVSKDYTPTVEAGLDFYLEGENRERIKKVVSESFEKPMEFDEQLQIKTQKGKLKWVRVIGASEYRGNKSLRLYGLIQDIDEIKKVQLEIKFREEQFRQTFNHSAMGMALINIENKLLKANKSLCHILGYTEEELQKIDLANMAHPEDLKLNRKYIEELFQGKHKNIKLEHRFIHKDGSVIWANISMSAIHNDQGQVIHYVSQVQDITERKHNELLLAHNAQVMQRINDAVRIGIWELDLVSNSVYWSPTIKKMVEVSEDYKPTLEEVYPFFQEGEHREILIEALRRAVEQGEGFDLELKVVTTAQRVFWSRTIGIPEMVDGVCTRLYGFFHDIDEKTRATKDLAVKEEEMRQTFEHAQHGMAFIDLNGNLQKSNSSLSRIIGYSEAELRKLTLVNITYPDDYAKSQALMFEVLERKRDSYKVEKRFVHKDGDIIWVNHSLSAIKNDKGEYMHLLSQVEDITDRKKSELLLIENKNLLERSHEIGKIGSWVYLPQENKVTWSENLIKMLEADNYKPHKLEFSIANYALKKDQDRIMEILNLAVAEGKSFDFESEILSKSKGVFWARHIGVPEFKNGKCIRISGLMQDIDREKRLKLELAFSEEIFRTTFEHAAIGMVVIDLKGRLQKANPKICEILGYGEKEILERTVFDFIHPEDVESAKDLFERTIVTLDGFKMEKRCRHRNGNYIWIYEAVAAVKNDKGELMHFVAQIQDISDKKQMTENLTEHNNRLTNFAHIVSHNLRSHTSNISMLLDLAVQDDPKVLENEYYRNVKVVSDNMNETIRQLSEIVEINSQVSSTLTSQNLSKRVHKAMKTVDPVVKKNKATILAEVDVNINVLAVHAYLESIILNLITNAIKYRSPERLPELKITSGKKGEYAFLSFEDNGLGIDLDRHGSKLFGMYKTFHSHPEARGIGLFISKNQIEAMGGKIEVESELNKGTKFTAYFRIAL; encoded by the coding sequence ATGCCAAAAAACAACAGCACTGCACTAGAAAAAACATTTAATGATCTATTAAAAAAGGAAAATGATTTTTTCAATTTTGCTGGAGAAAGTTTAATGGACGGCCTATGGTGCTGGAATTCGGTACATCCTGAAAGTGGATATATTAATGGTAAGTTTGCGCAATTGCTCGGTTATTCTCCGCACCCAAATACCTCCGTACAGATAGATTTTTTATCCTTGGTTCATACAGAGGATTTAGAGGGGGTCCAAAGTGCTTTTCAAGGCCTATTATCCAATTCCCCTAATAATTCATTGAATATTGATGTACGGTTCAACCTCGTGGACGGACATTATATTTGGTTAAACCTCAGGGGCAAACTGGTTGTTGACGAATCCAAAGACTGCCAAGGCCTTATTGGTACAGCGCTATGTATAGATAGGTACATGGAAAGTGAAAGGCAATTACAGATCAACAAGGATTATTACGAAAATGTAATCAAAGGTGCCAATATCGGGGTCTGGGAGGGCAATCTTTTAACAGGGAAGGTTATTTGTAATGAAAGATGGGCAGATATGATCGGATATACCTTGGCCGAATTGGAACCATTAACCTATGATGCCTTTTTAAATCTGGTTCATCCAGAGGATGTTGAGAGGATAGATGTTTCCTTGGAAAATCATATAAAAGAAAGTGGTATTTATGAGGTAGAATTTAGAATGCTTCATAAAATGGGGCATTGGGTTTGGGTCTTAAGTCGCGGAGAGGTTACCAAATACGGTGCGGACGGTCTTCCAGAAATCGTATCGGGCATTCATTTCGATATAAGTAATCGTAAATTCAATGAAATTTTATTGGAGAAGTATAAGAATCTTTTTGAGAGGTCCAGTGAAATTGCGAAAATTGGCTATTGGGAAGTGGATGAAGAGGAAAACACTGTTTTTTGGAGCAAGGTGAATAAGCAAATACACGGGGTGTCGAAAGATTATACGCCAACAGTGGAAGCTGGTTTGGATTTCTATTTGGAAGGTGAAAATCGTGAACGCATAAAGAAGGTTGTTTCAGAATCCTTTGAAAAACCGATGGAGTTTGATGAGCAGTTGCAAATAAAAACCCAGAAAGGCAAATTGAAATGGGTAAGGGTAATAGGTGCTTCCGAATACAGGGGGAATAAGTCTTTAAGGTTGTATGGGCTAATTCAGGATATTGATGAAATTAAAAAGGTACAGCTGGAAATTAAGTTTAGAGAGGAGCAATTTAGGCAGACCTTTAACCACTCTGCCATGGGAATGGCCTTAATTAATATTGAAAATAAACTATTAAAGGCAAACAAAAGTTTATGCCATATTTTAGGTTACACCGAGGAAGAATTGCAAAAGATTGACCTGGCCAACATGGCGCATCCGGAGGACTTAAAATTGAACAGAAAGTATATAGAAGAATTATTCCAGGGCAAGCATAAAAATATAAAACTAGAACATCGGTTTATACATAAGGACGGTTCTGTTATTTGGGCCAACATTTCTATGTCCGCTATTCATAACGATCAAGGACAGGTAATACATTATGTTTCCCAGGTGCAGGATATAACGGAGCGTAAGCACAATGAATTGTTGCTGGCCCATAATGCCCAGGTAATGCAGCGCATTAACGATGCAGTGCGTATTGGGATTTGGGAGCTGGATTTGGTTTCAAATTCTGTTTATTGGAGTCCTACCATAAAAAAAATGGTAGAGGTGTCAGAGGATTATAAACCTACATTGGAGGAAGTGTATCCTTTTTTTCAGGAAGGGGAGCATAGGGAAATCCTAATAGAGGCATTAAGAAGAGCTGTTGAACAGGGGGAGGGATTTGATCTTGAACTAAAGGTAGTTACAACTGCCCAAAGGGTATTTTGGTCCAGAACTATAGGAATTCCAGAAATGGTGGATGGGGTCTGTACCAGATTATATGGTTTTTTTCATGATATTGATGAAAAGACAAGGGCCACAAAGGATTTAGCGGTCAAGGAAGAGGAGATGAGGCAGACCTTTGAACATGCCCAGCATGGTATGGCCTTTATTGATTTGAACGGAAATTTGCAGAAGTCCAACAGTAGTCTTAGCCGTATTATTGGCTATTCTGAGGCGGAATTGCGTAAATTGACCTTAGTAAATATTACTTATCCCGACGATTATGCAAAATCTCAGGCCTTAATGTTCGAGGTTTTGGAGCGGAAAAGGGATTCTTATAAGGTAGAAAAGAGGTTTGTACATAAAGATGGGGATATCATTTGGGTTAATCACTCCTTATCGGCCATTAAAAACGATAAGGGGGAATATATGCATCTATTGTCCCAGGTTGAGGACATTACCGATCGTAAGAAAAGTGAATTATTACTTATAGAAAATAAAAATCTCTTGGAGCGTTCCCATGAAATAGGGAAGATAGGTTCGTGGGTATATTTACCTCAGGAGAATAAGGTGACCTGGAGTGAGAATCTCATAAAAATGTTGGAGGCCGATAACTATAAGCCGCATAAGCTGGAATTTTCAATTGCCAATTACGCTCTTAAAAAGGATCAAGATCGAATTATGGAAATTTTGAATTTGGCTGTAGCGGAAGGTAAAAGTTTCGATTTTGAATCTGAAATTTTAAGTAAGTCGAAAGGAGTATTTTGGGCACGTCATATCGGAGTGCCAGAATTTAAAAATGGGAAATGTATTCGGATATCTGGGCTTATGCAGGATATTGACCGTGAAAAGCGATTAAAATTGGAACTTGCTTTTAGCGAAGAAATATTTAGAACAACTTTTGAGCATGCCGCTATAGGTATGGTTGTTATAGATTTAAAGGGAAGACTGCAAAAGGCCAACCCGAAAATCTGTGAGATATTGGGCTATGGGGAAAAGGAGATTCTTGAAAGAACGGTATTCGATTTTATTCACCCTGAGGATGTGGAGTCAGCAAAAGATCTATTTGAAAGGACTATTGTTACCCTAGATGGGTTTAAAATGGAAAAGCGCTGCAGACATAGGAATGGAAATTATATTTGGATTTATGAGGCAGTAGCGGCGGTAAAGAACGATAAGGGGGAGCTCATGCATTTCGTGGCCCAAATCCAAGATATTTCTGACAAAAAACAAATGACCGAAAATCTAACGGAGCATAACAACCGACTCACCAATTTTGCTCATATCGTTTCGCATAACTTAAGATCGCATACCAGCAATATTTCCATGCTCTTGGATCTGGCAGTGCAAGATGATCCAAAAGTACTTGAAAATGAATACTACCGTAACGTTAAGGTGGTTTCGGATAATATGAACGAAACCATTCGCCAGTTAAGCGAGATTGTAGAGATAAATTCACAAGTGAGCTCCACCTTAACTTCTCAAAATTTATCGAAAAGAGTCCATAAGGCCATGAAGACTGTTGATCCCGTGGTCAAGAAAAACAAAGCTACAATTCTTGCCGAGGTGGATGTCAATATTAATGTACTGGCAGTACATGCCTATTTGGAGAGTATTATTCTAAATCTAATTACCAATGCTATAAAATATAGATCTCCAGAGCGACTTCCAGAATTGAAAATTACCAGTGGAAAAAAAGGGGAATATGCCTTTTTGAGTTTTGAGGATAATGGACTTGGAATCGATTTGGACCGGCATGGTTCCAAGCTTTTTGGGATGTACAAAACATTTCATAGTCACCCTGAAGCACGTGGTATCGGACTTTTTATCAGTAAGAATCAGATAGAGGCCATGGGAGGTAAGATAGAGGTAGAAAGTGAGTTGAATAAGGGTACTAAGTTCACCGCATATTTTCGAATTGCTTTGTAA